A single region of the Corallococcus caeni genome encodes:
- a CDS encoding ABC transporter substrate-binding protein, with protein MQKSLISLGLLVGMAGVGCGGLDEAGAVDSAVAGDTTSQVTQGVITQVTGTSPVVFVAMSGNETKPYDQSATSVVAYTRDSTTGAFTAYPGTGSADGTISVPNVPSGRIYLKLGSRYLVSTSRAFDLGSTEWGRDGTFVSQPTPVTVSATGLSPWQSDDYLEVYSLNAGAFGYVNRGVTGFPLAGATSLSGLSFNYADMLNPVLLDSSRGDLFSLAQMRLQTSANGVPYRAMHKVLVTSMTQVEGQPVTVSGTFTQPVATGTFAVDWRRSAFEALRTQVNPGAVSTYNEIWMSARPAALSSAFASISGQPLLVKLNPDSLRTDIVTGSMTYNNPLPATWQKVALVAAGFTKSYALGSATPYTMSVDIRVDQEASAFTAAPVQPLVGPVQAPLVNTRGAFQDLTGVGTDASLRWSKPLVGTATNYVVNIYRLGTSNGATTVTRVAALHTDLQSVYLPPGVLQAGQTYFAEIQSWYQPGSDLATSPYKRALPRARASVLTGMFSP; from the coding sequence ATGCAAAAGTCACTGATTTCCCTCGGGCTTCTGGTGGGTATGGCAGGGGTCGGCTGCGGTGGGCTCGATGAGGCCGGGGCGGTGGACTCCGCCGTGGCGGGGGACACGACCTCCCAGGTCACCCAGGGCGTTATCACCCAGGTCACCGGCACCAGCCCGGTGGTCTTCGTCGCCATGTCGGGCAACGAGACGAAGCCCTACGACCAGTCCGCCACGTCGGTGGTGGCCTACACGCGGGATTCGACGACCGGGGCGTTCACGGCCTATCCGGGCACGGGCTCCGCGGACGGCACCATCTCCGTGCCGAACGTCCCTTCCGGCCGCATCTACCTGAAGCTGGGTTCGCGCTACCTGGTGAGCACCAGCCGTGCGTTCGACCTGGGCTCCACGGAGTGGGGCCGCGATGGCACCTTCGTCTCACAGCCCACGCCCGTGACGGTGTCCGCCACCGGCCTGTCTCCCTGGCAGTCGGACGACTACCTGGAGGTGTATTCGTTGAACGCGGGCGCGTTCGGCTACGTCAACCGCGGCGTCACGGGGTTCCCCCTGGCGGGCGCCACGTCGCTCTCCGGGCTGAGCTTCAATTACGCCGACATGCTCAACCCGGTGCTGCTCGACAGCAGCCGCGGGGATCTGTTCTCGCTGGCGCAGATGCGGTTGCAGACGAGCGCGAATGGAGTGCCCTACCGCGCGATGCACAAGGTGCTCGTCACGAGCATGACGCAGGTGGAGGGCCAGCCCGTCACCGTCAGCGGGACCTTCACCCAGCCCGTCGCGACAGGCACCTTCGCGGTGGACTGGAGGCGCTCGGCCTTCGAAGCCCTTCGCACCCAGGTGAACCCGGGCGCGGTCAGCACGTACAACGAGATCTGGATGTCCGCCCGGCCGGCCGCGCTGAGCTCGGCGTTCGCGTCCATCAGCGGGCAGCCACTGCTCGTGAAGCTCAATCCTGACTCGCTGCGGACCGACATCGTCACGGGGAGCATGACCTACAACAACCCGCTCCCTGCGACGTGGCAGAAGGTGGCGCTCGTCGCCGCCGGCTTCACGAAGAGCTACGCGCTGGGAAGCGCGACGCCCTACACCATGAGCGTGGACATCCGCGTGGACCAGGAGGCGAGCGCGTTCACCGCCGCGCCCGTGCAGCCCCTCGTCGGGCCGGTGCAGGCGCCCCTGGTGAACACGCGCGGCGCGTTCCAGGACCTCACGGGCGTGGGGACGGACGCCTCGCTGCGCTGGTCGAAGCCGCTGGTGGGCACGGCCACGAACTACGTGGTGAACATCTACCGGCTGGGCACGAGCAACGGTGCCACCACCGTGACGCGCGTGGCGGCGCTGCACACGGACCTCCAGAGCGTGTACCTGCCCCCGGGCGTGCTGCAGGCGGGCCAGACGTACTTCGCTGAGATCCAGAGCTGGTACCAGCCCGGCTCGGACCTGGCGACGAGCCCGTACAAGCGCGCGCTGCCGCGAGCCCGCGCCAGCGTGCTCACCGGCATGTTCAGCCCGTAG
- a CDS encoding GAF domain-containing sensor histidine kinase: MDEKMDLLPGYTLDTIVRQGERAVVYRGASADGRRVLVTLLRSQQPSPRELAELRHAFDFGREPDSPAVVRALSLETSGGRFALVLEDGGGRFLDELLGTPMEFGRALDLAVGIAGALTDLHAHGVIHKDVCPENLVVNPETGHVQLTDFALAARGPYLSPEQTGRMDRPVDARTDLYSAGVVLYQVLTGQLPFQAEDPLGWIHSHLARTPRPLVELQPHLPAVVSDLVMRLLAKAPEDRYPTAQALLVDLLNCRQQWTSNRRIEPFALGASDALGQLRTPRLLPLREAELEQLRAAFERVVAAKLPELVLVLGEGGVGKSSLVTQLRSTVLDKGGLFLTGKFDQQQEAPYAAFARAFQPLFRQLAAEDASQKARWQERLDEALGASGQLIADLIPELLQVTGRLPEVAPLAPAEAQSRFLQVFRQLLEALTKEHPVTLFLDDLQWADEASLRLLQHLASHPAPHPLLILGASRDRDRVPSDPLALALDVLQKGQTRVTELTLAPLSREDCAQLIGDTLGAEPRTLAPLAALVCEKTHGNPFFTLQLLSALQREGLLTFDRGRSTWRWSAHRIRALELGEGVIELMLGKLRRLPALTQEALKLAACLGATVELPLLSVAGGFAEDALRIALDAAAREGLLLHLEGTYRFSHDRVQQAAYALLEPEVRAATHLRIGRQLLAHTPPQLLPERVFTLVAQLDQGIELIETREERIAIARLNLLAARRARAASAHGAAIRYLQAGQALLAPDPWAVDHELAQGLQLEEAESELSAGRLDTAERLLAVLLDHARTPTERASAYRARIELHTTRGALGSAIDSASACLHQYGIALSPQPTLEQVEEADRTVEQLLGEHAIEALLSLAPMRDPDMEAAMNVLASFLPTAYFRNPQLHHLVACQMVILTLRHGLTSASTVGLTAYGFELVITHKQYARAASIARVALALVERHGFLADEAKVCLVAGVAIFPWVEPPRSLYTYLERALRAGRRAGDVVFVCLGLTHRCMLALAAGERLEEVDRAARAAADFNRGIGNEPLLVCVEVVQRLTQALRGRPPALPLERLEEAAFAERVSRQPPFASFWYRVRRLELHLVLGNRAAALAEARQLSGLIVAQRGQYGEAHAVFMVALTLAAHGEEAAAEEQAQWKDELEGHHAFLRNLAAFCPANFLAFNALVTAEVARRHGRTEEAAEHYEQALRAARESGLLQYAALAGELAARFYRSRGLRTVADAYLEEAWRAYQEWGAEAKLRQLEQLYPRMKERLSRVLPHRLDAEPAQLDARAMVHASQVLSQEIVLPRLLEKLLRSALEQAGAERGYLMTLEGGHPLVRVAAQLTESGIQVSVLGEPVAPGAELPGSLLTHVQRLRQPVLLDDASQPSPFSSDPYFASLRVHSVLCIPLVRQTDLAGMLYLENNQLAGAFTSERILTLEVLAAQAAISLENARLYQAAQETVRVRDDFLAIASHELKTPITAMKLQVQSIRKVMGTRAPEAPTDGRLVTLLGTFERQVSRLAYLADEMLEVSRLKAGALALALDACDLSTLVREQVDALAERLKASDCSVELGFEETVVGQWDRARLGRLITSLLLNAMKFGAGHPITVRARVTGDFARLEVRDRGSGVDRADQARIFERFEQAVPAYNYGGLGLGLYLARETVRAHGGTITVESALGAGATFVVDLPLGRQGPAARGEASSGS, encoded by the coding sequence ATGGACGAGAAGATGGACCTGCTGCCCGGGTACACCCTGGACACGATCGTGCGGCAGGGGGAGCGCGCCGTCGTCTACCGGGGCGCGTCCGCCGACGGCCGCCGGGTGCTCGTCACGCTGCTGCGCTCCCAGCAGCCCTCTCCCAGGGAGCTCGCGGAGCTCCGCCACGCGTTCGACTTCGGGCGTGAGCCCGACTCGCCGGCCGTGGTACGCGCGCTGTCCCTGGAAACCTCCGGCGGTCGCTTCGCCCTGGTGCTCGAGGACGGTGGAGGCCGATTCCTCGACGAACTGCTCGGGACTCCCATGGAGTTCGGCCGCGCGCTCGACCTGGCGGTCGGCATCGCCGGAGCCCTCACCGACCTCCACGCCCACGGTGTCATCCACAAGGACGTCTGCCCGGAGAACCTGGTCGTCAATCCCGAGACGGGCCACGTCCAGCTGACCGACTTCGCCCTCGCCGCACGCGGTCCGTACCTGTCGCCCGAGCAGACAGGCCGCATGGACCGTCCCGTCGACGCACGCACGGACCTCTACTCGGCGGGCGTCGTTCTGTACCAGGTGCTCACCGGCCAGCTGCCCTTCCAGGCCGAGGACCCGCTCGGATGGATCCACAGCCACCTCGCCCGCACGCCCCGGCCGCTCGTGGAGCTTCAGCCCCACCTCCCGGCCGTGGTGTCGGACCTGGTGATGCGCCTGCTGGCGAAGGCGCCCGAGGACCGCTACCCGACAGCGCAAGCACTGCTCGTGGACCTGCTGAACTGCCGCCAGCAATGGACCTCGAACCGGCGGATCGAGCCGTTCGCCCTCGGCGCCAGCGACGCGCTCGGACAGCTGCGAACACCGCGGCTGCTCCCGCTTCGGGAGGCCGAGCTGGAGCAGCTGCGCGCCGCCTTCGAGCGGGTGGTGGCCGCGAAGCTCCCGGAGTTGGTCCTGGTGCTGGGAGAGGGTGGCGTTGGCAAGTCCTCCCTGGTGACCCAGCTCCGGTCCACGGTCCTCGACAAGGGCGGCCTCTTCCTGACGGGCAAGTTCGACCAGCAGCAGGAGGCTCCCTACGCTGCGTTTGCCCGCGCGTTCCAACCCCTCTTCCGGCAGCTCGCCGCGGAGGACGCATCCCAGAAGGCCCGGTGGCAGGAGCGACTGGATGAGGCGCTCGGCGCGAGCGGGCAGCTGATCGCCGACCTCATCCCCGAATTGCTCCAGGTGACCGGGCGGCTTCCGGAGGTCGCGCCGCTGGCTCCCGCCGAGGCCCAGAGCCGCTTCCTCCAGGTGTTCCGACAGCTGCTGGAAGCACTCACCAAGGAGCACCCGGTGACGCTCTTCCTCGACGACCTCCAGTGGGCCGACGAGGCCAGCCTGCGGCTGCTCCAGCACCTCGCGTCCCACCCCGCTCCCCACCCCCTCCTCATCCTCGGGGCCTCCCGCGACCGCGACAGGGTGCCGTCCGATCCGCTGGCGCTCGCCCTGGACGTGCTCCAGAAGGGCCAGACCCGGGTGACGGAGCTCACCTTGGCCCCCCTTTCGCGCGAGGACTGCGCGCAGCTCATCGGAGACACGCTCGGCGCGGAGCCACGGACCCTCGCTCCGCTGGCGGCGTTGGTCTGTGAGAAGACCCACGGCAACCCCTTCTTCACCCTCCAGCTGCTCTCCGCGCTTCAGCGCGAAGGCCTGCTCACCTTCGACCGGGGGCGGAGCACCTGGCGGTGGAGCGCCCACCGCATCCGCGCGCTGGAGCTGGGCGAAGGCGTCATCGAGCTGATGCTCGGCAAGCTGCGACGCCTTCCCGCCCTCACGCAGGAAGCGCTCAAGCTCGCGGCCTGCCTAGGTGCGACCGTCGAGCTCCCACTGCTCAGCGTGGCGGGTGGCTTCGCGGAGGACGCCCTGCGCATCGCGCTGGACGCGGCGGCGCGCGAGGGGTTGCTCCTGCACCTCGAAGGCACCTATCGCTTCTCACACGACCGCGTGCAACAGGCCGCCTACGCGCTCCTCGAACCCGAGGTGCGCGCCGCCACGCACCTGCGCATCGGCCGCCAGTTGCTCGCGCACACCCCACCGCAACTGCTGCCCGAGCGCGTGTTCACCCTGGTGGCCCAGCTCGACCAGGGCATCGAGCTGATCGAAACGCGGGAGGAGCGCATCGCGATCGCCCGGCTCAACCTGCTCGCCGCCAGGCGGGCCAGGGCCGCCTCCGCGCATGGTGCGGCGATCCGCTACCTCCAGGCGGGCCAGGCGCTGCTCGCTCCCGATCCATGGGCCGTTGATCATGAGCTCGCCCAGGGCCTTCAGCTGGAAGAGGCCGAGAGCGAGCTGTCCGCCGGCAGGCTGGACACGGCGGAGCGCCTCCTGGCCGTCCTGCTGGACCATGCGCGGACTCCCACCGAGCGCGCCAGCGCCTACCGGGCGCGGATCGAGCTGCACACCACCCGGGGCGCCCTGGGCTCCGCCATCGACAGCGCCAGTGCCTGCCTCCATCAGTACGGCATCGCGCTGAGCCCCCAGCCCACGCTGGAGCAGGTAGAGGAAGCGGACCGGACCGTGGAGCAGCTCCTCGGAGAGCACGCCATCGAAGCGCTGCTCAGCCTGGCGCCCATGCGGGATCCAGACATGGAGGCCGCCATGAACGTGCTGGCCTCCTTCCTGCCGACGGCCTACTTCCGCAACCCACAGCTGCACCATCTGGTGGCGTGCCAGATGGTGATCCTCACGCTCCGTCATGGCCTGACCTCCGCGTCCACGGTGGGGCTCACCGCCTATGGCTTCGAGCTGGTCATCACCCACAAGCAGTACGCCAGGGCGGCCAGCATCGCCCGCGTGGCGCTCGCGTTGGTGGAGCGGCACGGCTTCCTCGCGGATGAGGCGAAGGTGTGCCTGGTCGCGGGCGTCGCCATCTTCCCCTGGGTCGAGCCGCCGCGCTCCCTCTACACCTACCTGGAGCGGGCCCTGCGCGCGGGAAGGCGGGCGGGAGACGTGGTCTTCGTCTGCCTCGGGCTCACCCACCGCTGCATGCTGGCGCTGGCCGCGGGCGAACGGCTCGAAGAGGTCGACCGCGCGGCGCGGGCCGCCGCCGACTTCAACCGCGGCATCGGGAACGAGCCGCTGCTCGTCTGTGTCGAGGTCGTCCAGCGCCTCACCCAGGCGCTGCGCGGCCGCCCTCCGGCGCTCCCCCTCGAGAGGCTCGAGGAGGCGGCCTTCGCCGAGCGGGTGAGCCGCCAGCCGCCGTTCGCCAGCTTCTGGTACCGCGTCCGCCGCCTCGAACTCCACCTCGTCCTGGGCAACCGCGCCGCCGCGCTCGCCGAAGCGCGACAGCTCTCCGGACTCATCGTCGCCCAGCGGGGCCAGTACGGTGAGGCCCATGCCGTCTTCATGGTCGCCCTGACGCTGGCGGCCCATGGGGAGGAGGCAGCGGCGGAGGAGCAGGCGCAGTGGAAGGACGAGCTCGAAGGCCATCACGCCTTCCTCAGGAACCTGGCAGCCTTCTGTCCCGCCAACTTTCTCGCCTTCAATGCGTTGGTGACGGCGGAGGTCGCGCGGCGGCATGGACGGACCGAGGAGGCCGCGGAGCATTACGAGCAGGCGCTCCGGGCCGCGCGCGAGAGCGGCCTCCTCCAATATGCGGCGCTGGCGGGAGAGCTGGCCGCGCGCTTCTACCGTTCCCGCGGCCTGCGCACCGTCGCCGACGCCTACCTTGAAGAGGCCTGGCGCGCGTACCAGGAGTGGGGGGCCGAGGCGAAGCTGCGCCAGCTGGAGCAGCTGTACCCGCGCATGAAGGAGCGGCTGTCGCGTGTGCTCCCGCACCGCCTGGATGCGGAGCCCGCCCAGCTCGACGCGCGCGCGATGGTGCACGCGTCACAGGTCCTCTCCCAGGAGATCGTCCTGCCGCGGCTCTTGGAGAAGCTCTTGCGGAGCGCGCTCGAGCAGGCAGGTGCGGAGCGGGGATACCTGATGACGCTCGAAGGGGGACATCCCCTCGTGCGGGTGGCAGCGCAGCTGACGGAGTCCGGGATCCAGGTCTCCGTCCTCGGCGAGCCCGTCGCGCCCGGTGCCGAGCTTCCGGGCTCGCTCCTGACGCACGTGCAGCGGCTGCGGCAGCCGGTCCTGCTCGACGATGCATCCCAGCCGAGCCCCTTCTCCTCGGATCCGTACTTCGCCTCGCTGCGCGTGCACTCGGTGCTGTGCATTCCGCTCGTCCGGCAGACGGACCTCGCCGGCATGCTCTACCTGGAGAACAACCAGCTCGCGGGGGCGTTCACGTCCGAGCGGATCCTCACCCTGGAGGTGCTGGCCGCGCAGGCCGCCATCTCCCTGGAGAACGCTCGCCTCTACCAGGCAGCCCAGGAGACAGTCCGCGTGCGCGACGACTTCCTGGCGATCGCCTCCCACGAGCTCAAGACCCCCATCACCGCCATGAAGCTCCAGGTGCAGTCGATCCGGAAGGTGATGGGCACGCGGGCGCCTGAAGCGCCCACCGACGGCCGGCTCGTGACCCTGCTCGGGACCTTCGAGCGTCAGGTCAGCCGCCTCGCCTATCTGGCCGACGAGATGCTCGAGGTGTCCCGGCTCAAGGCGGGAGCGCTGGCGTTGGCGCTGGACGCGTGCGACCTGTCCACCCTGGTGCGGGAGCAGGTGGACGCCCTGGCTGAGCGGCTGAAAGCCTCGGACTGTTCGGTGGAGCTCGGCTTCGAGGAGACGGTGGTGGGGCAATGGGACCGCGCCCGCCTGGGGCGGCTCATCACCAGCCTGCTCCTCAATGCCATGAAGTTCGGCGCGGGCCACCCCATCACGGTGCGTGCGCGCGTGACGGGCGACTTCGCGCGGCTCGAGGTGCGGGATCGCGGAAGCGGGGTGGACCGCGCGGATCAGGCGCGCATCTTCGAGCGGTTCGAGCAGGCCGTGCCCGCGTACAACTACGGCGGGCTGGGCCTGGGGCTCTATCTGGCGCGTGAGACGGTCCGCGCCCACGGTGGCACCATCACCGTGGAGAGCGCGCTCGGCGCCGGTGCCACGTTCGTGGTGGATCTGCCCCTCGGGCGGCAGGGCCCCGCCGCCCGAGGTGAAGCTTCATCCGGGTCGTGA
- a CDS encoding sensor histidine kinase, with protein MERKKSDQEYAERQQAIEEGSDAAIDKARGQADEALQTARDTADTRRNAAPVARETLTRERAKEDTVLQGERDAADAELQDERDERLLALAALLHLERAETDLRLSGERAYADEALATRDQFMGMVSHDLRTLLGGIALQAALIKRGAGEDEAGQRANQAAEKIQRFTARMNRLIGDLVDVASIEAGRIRVAPAPQDATALVRDSVEAFQPLASAQGLRFDVELRGNTLMAKFDHDRVLQVLANLLSNAIKFTPAGGRILLRVEPVDADVRFSVTDTGPGIPSHQLEVVFNRFWQARGEDRRGLGLGLYIARGIVEAHGGRIWAESGPGQGSTFLFTLPGAPASAT; from the coding sequence GTGGAGCGGAAGAAGTCGGACCAGGAATACGCCGAGCGGCAGCAGGCGATTGAAGAGGGCTCGGACGCCGCGATCGACAAGGCTCGGGGGCAGGCGGACGAGGCCCTCCAGACGGCCCGCGACACCGCGGACACGAGACGCAACGCGGCGCCCGTGGCGCGGGAGACCCTCACCCGGGAGCGGGCCAAGGAGGACACGGTCCTCCAGGGAGAGCGGGACGCAGCGGACGCGGAGCTGCAGGACGAACGCGACGAGCGGCTGCTGGCCCTGGCGGCGCTCCTCCACCTGGAGCGGGCGGAGACCGACCTGCGGCTGTCGGGCGAGCGGGCGTACGCGGACGAGGCGCTCGCCACGCGGGACCAGTTCATGGGCATGGTCAGCCACGACCTGCGCACGCTGCTCGGGGGCATCGCGTTGCAGGCGGCCCTGATCAAGCGAGGCGCTGGCGAGGACGAGGCGGGCCAGCGGGCGAACCAGGCCGCGGAGAAGATCCAGCGCTTCACCGCGCGGATGAACCGGCTGATTGGCGACCTGGTGGATGTGGCCAGCATCGAGGCGGGGAGGATCCGCGTCGCCCCCGCGCCGCAGGACGCAACCGCGCTGGTGAGGGACTCCGTCGAGGCATTCCAGCCGCTGGCCTCCGCCCAGGGCCTCAGGTTCGACGTGGAGCTGCGCGGGAACACGCTGATGGCGAAGTTCGACCATGATCGGGTCCTCCAGGTGCTCGCGAACCTCCTGTCCAACGCCATCAAGTTCACGCCCGCGGGTGGCCGGATCCTGCTGCGGGTGGAGCCGGTGGACGCCGACGTCCGCTTCTCCGTGACGGACACCGGCCCCGGCATCCCGAGCCACCAGCTGGAGGTGGTGTTCAACCGGTTCTGGCAGGCCCGCGGCGAGGACCGGCGAGGGCTGGGGCTCGGGCTCTATATCGCCCGGGGCATCGTGGAGGCGCACGGGGGCCGCATCTGGGCGGAGAGCGGGCCCGGCCAGGGCAGCACCTTCCTGTTCACGCTGCCGGGAGCGCCGGCCTCCGCGACGTAG